The following coding sequences lie in one Kribbella sp. NBC_00709 genomic window:
- a CDS encoding ClpP family protease: protein MAEDMKAPMFNETARQRLLGQRIVVLDRVLDDDIGTLLATQIMTLAAEDPDTDIAFWIHSPGGSVPSMLAIRDVMRMVPCDVSTLAIGLACSAGQFLLSAGTPGKRYALRHARVLMHQGSAGIGGSAVEIEIQANDLRHIRDTVLGLIADDTGQPFETVHEDSLHDHWYTTDQAREYGFIDHVVESFDQVMPKKKVAA from the coding sequence ATGGCAGAAGACATGAAAGCGCCGATGTTCAACGAGACCGCTCGGCAGCGGCTGCTCGGGCAGCGGATCGTCGTCCTGGACAGAGTCCTCGACGACGACATCGGGACCCTGCTGGCCACCCAGATCATGACGCTGGCGGCCGAGGACCCGGACACCGACATCGCGTTCTGGATCCATTCGCCCGGCGGCTCGGTGCCGTCGATGCTCGCGATCCGCGACGTGATGCGGATGGTCCCGTGCGACGTGTCGACGCTGGCGATCGGGCTGGCCTGCAGCGCGGGGCAGTTCCTGCTGTCGGCCGGTACGCCGGGCAAGCGCTACGCACTGCGGCACGCGCGCGTCCTGATGCACCAGGGCTCGGCCGGGATCGGCGGGTCCGCGGTGGAGATCGAGATCCAGGCCAACGACCTGCGGCACATCCGCGACACCGTGCTCGGGCTGATCGCCGACGACACCGGCCAGCCGTTCGAGACCGTGCACGAGGACTCGCTGCACGACCACTGGTACACCACCGACCAGGCCCGCGAGTACGGCTTCATCGACCACGTCGTCGAGTCGTTCGACCAGGTCATGCCCAAGAAGAAGGTGGCAGCGTGA
- the pcrA gene encoding DNA helicase PcrA encodes MTTLFSPDELPVPLEEPKTSRTDPDSLLEGLNPQQRAAVVHAGKPLLVVAGAGSGKTRVLTRRIAYLLAARDAHPGSILAITFTNKAAAEMRERVVELVGPRAKLMWVSTFHSSCVRILRRDIKRFGISSTFSIYDDTDSRRLMTLVCRELDLDVKRYNPRAVLNWISTQKNELIDHETAAAKAENHLEETYAECYRTYQERLAQANALDFDDLLMTTVNLLQAFPEVREYYRRRFRHVLVDEYQDTNHAQYSLIRELCGEDPADQNGPTAPPAELMVVGDSDQSIYAFRGATIRNILAFEEDFTGAETILLEQNYRSTQTILTAANAVIARNEGRMAKNLWSDQGQGEQIAVYVADNEHDEAQFVADEIDRLTDADGIKPSDVAVFYRTNAQSRVFEEVFIRTGHPYKVVGGVRFYERKEVRDALAYLRVLTNPEDTVSLRRIMNEPKRGIGDRAEAAIEALAARDRISFAAAMRRAEDAPAMASRSVNAVQAFVDILDELTAMVDSGAPPDDILDVALHRSGYYETLQKSPDPQDETRLENLDEFISVAREFVEERTAAGEAADLQAFLERVALVADADQIPDAATDGVVTLMTLHTAKGLEFPVVFLTGMEDGVFPHSRSLTDLKELEEERRLAYVGITRARQRLAISRAAVRSAYGAPQHNPPSRFLEEIPAELLDWRRDESAITRWSGTGTARGSGIPSRYEPARRTASDKPVISLNPGDRVVHDSFGMGTVVVVRGEGQQAQADIDFGSEGVKRLLLRYAPVEKI; translated from the coding sequence ATGACTACGCTGTTCTCGCCTGATGAGCTCCCAGTGCCGCTGGAGGAGCCGAAGACGTCCCGGACCGATCCGGATTCGCTGCTCGAGGGGCTGAATCCGCAGCAGCGTGCGGCCGTGGTGCATGCCGGCAAACCGCTGCTGGTGGTGGCCGGTGCGGGCTCGGGCAAGACCCGGGTGCTGACCCGGCGGATCGCCTACCTGCTGGCGGCCCGCGACGCGCATCCCGGCTCGATCCTGGCGATCACGTTCACCAACAAGGCCGCCGCGGAGATGCGCGAGCGGGTGGTGGAGCTGGTCGGGCCGCGGGCGAAGCTGATGTGGGTCTCGACGTTCCACTCCTCCTGCGTGCGGATCCTGCGCCGCGACATCAAGCGGTTCGGGATCAGCTCGACGTTCTCGATCTACGACGACACCGACTCGCGCCGGCTGATGACGCTGGTCTGCCGCGAGCTCGACCTCGACGTCAAGCGGTACAACCCGCGCGCCGTGCTGAACTGGATCAGCACCCAGAAGAACGAGCTGATCGACCACGAGACAGCGGCGGCGAAGGCCGAGAACCATCTCGAGGAGACCTACGCCGAGTGTTACCGGACCTACCAGGAGCGGCTGGCCCAGGCGAACGCGCTGGACTTCGACGACCTGCTGATGACCACGGTCAACCTGCTGCAGGCCTTCCCCGAAGTCCGTGAGTACTATCGCCGCCGCTTCCGCCACGTGCTCGTCGACGAGTACCAGGACACCAACCACGCGCAGTACTCGCTGATCCGCGAGCTCTGCGGGGAGGACCCGGCAGACCAGAACGGCCCGACCGCGCCGCCGGCCGAGCTGATGGTGGTCGGCGACTCCGACCAGTCGATCTACGCGTTCCGCGGCGCCACGATCCGCAACATCCTCGCCTTCGAGGAGGACTTCACCGGCGCCGAGACGATCCTGCTCGAGCAGAACTACCGCTCCACCCAGACGATCCTGACCGCGGCGAACGCGGTGATCGCCCGCAACGAGGGGCGGATGGCGAAGAACCTCTGGTCCGACCAGGGCCAGGGCGAGCAGATCGCGGTGTATGTCGCCGACAACGAGCACGACGAGGCGCAGTTCGTCGCGGACGAGATCGACCGGCTCACCGACGCCGACGGGATCAAGCCGTCCGACGTGGCGGTGTTCTACCGGACCAACGCGCAGTCCCGGGTCTTCGAGGAAGTCTTCATCCGCACCGGCCATCCGTACAAGGTGGTCGGCGGCGTCCGGTTCTACGAGCGCAAGGAGGTCCGCGACGCGCTCGCGTACCTGCGCGTGCTGACGAACCCGGAGGACACCGTCTCGCTGCGCCGGATCATGAACGAGCCGAAGCGCGGGATCGGCGACCGGGCCGAGGCGGCGATCGAGGCGCTGGCGGCGCGGGACCGGATCTCGTTCGCGGCCGCGATGCGTCGGGCCGAGGACGCGCCGGCGATGGCGTCGCGCTCCGTGAACGCCGTCCAGGCCTTCGTGGACATCCTCGACGAGCTGACCGCGATGGTCGACTCGGGAGCGCCGCCGGACGACATCCTGGACGTCGCGCTGCACCGCTCGGGGTACTACGAGACGCTGCAGAAGTCCCCGGATCCGCAGGACGAGACCCGCCTGGAGAACCTGGACGAGTTCATCTCGGTCGCCCGCGAATTCGTCGAGGAGCGGACCGCGGCCGGTGAAGCCGCCGATCTGCAGGCGTTCCTGGAGCGGGTCGCGCTGGTCGCCGACGCGGACCAGATCCCGGATGCGGCCACCGACGGCGTGGTCACGCTGATGACGCTGCACACCGCGAAGGGCCTCGAGTTCCCGGTGGTGTTCCTGACCGGCATGGAGGACGGCGTCTTCCCGCACTCCCGGTCGCTGACCGACCTGAAGGAGCTCGAGGAGGAGCGCCGGCTCGCGTACGTCGGCATCACCCGGGCCCGGCAGCGGCTGGCGATCTCGCGGGCCGCGGTGCGCTCGGCGTACGGCGCTCCGCAGCACAACCCGCCGTCGCGGTTCCTGGAGGAGATCCCGGCCGAGCTGCTCGACTGGCGGCGCGACGAGTCCGCGATCACCCGCTGGTCCGGCACCGGGACGGCCCGTGGCAGCGGCATCCCGAGCCGGTACGAGCCGGCCCGGCGGACGGCCTCCGACAAGCCCGTGATCAGTCTCAACCCCGGCGACAGGGTCGTGCACGACAGCTTCGGGATGGGCACCGTCGTGGTGGTCCGCGGCGAGGGTCAGCAAGCCCAGGCCGACATCGACTTCGGATCCGAAGGCGTCAAACGACTGCTGCTCCGCTACGCACCGGTGGAGAAGATCTGA
- a CDS encoding TetR/AcrR family transcriptional regulator produces the protein MASQAPVPRAPLSRDRVLRAAVEIADADGLEAVTMRRIGEALGAEAMSLYYHVANKNDLLDGIVDVLMAELNEAVDRLTVVKDWKAALRHRILTARAVLLRHPWAPRLLESRTTMRPAVVIYHDRIVGLMRSGGFSYDLAHHALHALGSRALGFSQELFDPANATPNPDADARMLADLAEQVPNLAGMLAEVAHDDPDSTIGWCDDQEEFEFALDLILDGLDRLAAR, from the coding sequence GTGGCGAGTCAAGCGCCGGTGCCGCGCGCGCCGCTGAGCCGGGACCGGGTACTGCGGGCCGCGGTCGAGATCGCCGACGCCGACGGCCTCGAGGCCGTCACCATGCGCCGGATCGGTGAGGCGCTCGGCGCCGAGGCGATGTCGCTGTACTACCACGTCGCGAACAAGAACGACCTCCTCGACGGCATCGTCGACGTACTGATGGCCGAGCTCAACGAAGCCGTCGATCGCCTGACCGTGGTGAAGGACTGGAAGGCCGCCCTGCGGCACCGCATCCTCACCGCGCGGGCCGTGCTCCTGCGGCACCCGTGGGCGCCGCGGCTGCTGGAGAGCCGTACGACGATGCGCCCCGCAGTCGTGATCTACCACGACCGGATCGTCGGCCTGATGCGGTCGGGCGGGTTCTCGTACGACCTCGCCCATCACGCCCTGCACGCACTCGGCAGCCGGGCCCTCGGCTTCAGCCAGGAGCTCTTCGACCCGGCGAACGCGACCCCGAACCCGGACGCCGACGCCCGGATGCTCGCCGACCTGGCCGAGCAGGTGCCGAACCTGGCCGGCATGCTCGCCGAGGTCGCGCACGACGACCCCGACTCGACGATCGGCTGGTGCGACGACCAGGAAGAGTTCGAGTTCGCCCTCGACCTGATCCTCGACGGCCTCGACCGGCTCGCCGCCCGCTAG
- a CDS encoding NAD(P)-dependent alcohol dehydrogenase — protein MKAIIQDRYGSPDVLRFADVDAPAPAGDQVLVRVHAAALNARDWHVLRGDPYIARPSADLGLRRPNERTRGTDFAGTVEAVGPAATGFHPGDEVYGDSSGAFAEYVCAPEHRIAAKPANLSFEQAAAIPLAGQTALIGVRDVAGIRPGQRLLINGASGGVGTFAVQLAKAYGATVTGVCSARNLDLVRSAGADEVIDYTTTDFARSDNRYDVVLDLVGNRSLRDLRRVLTPGGLLILSGGGVFKGGSVFGPLGLMIRGRLLSPFVGRRIVLLTVKPGAEHLETLRELAEAGKLTPIIDRTYPLAAAAEAMRYLEGEHARAKVVITV, from the coding sequence ATGAAGGCCATCATCCAGGACCGGTACGGCTCACCCGATGTACTCCGTTTCGCCGACGTCGACGCCCCCGCGCCGGCCGGCGACCAAGTTCTCGTCCGCGTCCACGCGGCCGCACTCAACGCCCGCGACTGGCACGTCCTGCGCGGCGATCCCTACATCGCCCGCCCGTCCGCCGACCTCGGCCTCCGCCGGCCGAACGAGCGCACCCGCGGCACGGACTTCGCGGGCACGGTCGAGGCCGTGGGCCCGGCGGCAACGGGCTTCCACCCCGGCGATGAGGTGTACGGCGACTCCAGCGGCGCCTTCGCGGAGTACGTCTGCGCCCCCGAGCACCGGATCGCAGCCAAACCCGCCAACCTCAGCTTCGAGCAGGCGGCCGCGATCCCCCTGGCCGGCCAGACCGCGCTGATCGGCGTCCGCGACGTCGCCGGGATCCGCCCCGGTCAACGGTTGCTGATCAACGGCGCCTCGGGCGGCGTCGGCACCTTCGCGGTCCAATTGGCCAAGGCGTACGGCGCGACCGTCACCGGCGTGTGCAGCGCGCGCAACCTGGACCTGGTCCGCTCCGCCGGCGCCGACGAGGTCATCGACTACACGACGACCGACTTCGCCCGCTCAGACAACCGGTACGACGTCGTCCTCGACCTGGTCGGCAACCGGTCTCTGCGCGATCTGCGTCGAGTGCTGACGCCGGGCGGCCTGCTGATCCTCTCCGGCGGCGGAGTGTTCAAGGGCGGCAGTGTCTTCGGCCCGTTGGGTCTGATGATCCGCGGCCGCTTGCTTTCCCCGTTCGTCGGGCGGCGCATCGTGCTGCTGACCGTGAAGCCGGGCGCCGAGCACCTGGAGACGCTCCGGGAGCTCGCCGAGGCCGGCAAGCTCACGCCGATCATCGACCGGACGTACCCGCTGGCCGCGGCGGCCGAAGCGATGCGTTACCTGGAAGGCGAACACGCACGCGCGAAGGTCGTCATCACGGTCTGA
- a CDS encoding lanthionine synthetase LanC family protein produces MTYGDVAEAAWAWVRQQVRWEDGRPWIPEYGGGEKPDEYGDGMHSGIGGLAYTLAEIRLTRPWTASEQELATAIGDHVRAIVPVSTSTTFFEGLVSSIGILEALDEPGTDAALQRIQDLATDDGWPESTFARPTYEPGAFGNDVTLGTGAILLGALWAMRRGQDASAPARQAAELLMGEKEELPTGLNWQFVSRRFLSSEPAEMPNFTHGLAGIAAALAVAGVELGQPELIEAARRGAEHLITIGINDDKGFRVARIIPWAERHGDEFTFNWCHGGAGTALLFSALEYADVKQVADEPPETWHRRCLDSVRYSGIPERLHPGFWDNDGRCCGTAGVGDAFLDTGDDRDLEFAVRMGDTLLDHAHHEGTHAYWRFIEHRNGDPLLPPGVGWMQGAAGIAAYLFRLQRVLSGDQRVVDRMDNWWALRP; encoded by the coding sequence ATGACGTACGGCGACGTGGCCGAGGCGGCCTGGGCCTGGGTACGCCAGCAGGTCCGCTGGGAGGACGGCCGGCCATGGATCCCGGAGTACGGCGGTGGCGAGAAACCCGATGAGTACGGCGACGGCATGCACAGCGGCATCGGCGGGCTCGCGTACACGCTGGCCGAGATCCGTCTGACCCGTCCGTGGACGGCCAGCGAACAGGAGCTGGCGACGGCGATCGGCGACCACGTCCGCGCCATCGTCCCGGTGAGCACCTCGACCACGTTCTTCGAGGGTCTGGTCAGCTCGATCGGGATCCTCGAGGCCCTCGACGAGCCGGGTACGGACGCCGCGCTGCAACGGATCCAGGACCTCGCGACAGACGACGGCTGGCCGGAGAGCACCTTCGCTCGACCGACGTACGAGCCGGGCGCATTCGGGAACGACGTCACCCTTGGCACCGGTGCGATCCTGCTGGGCGCGCTCTGGGCGATGCGCCGTGGTCAGGACGCGTCCGCGCCGGCTCGTCAGGCAGCGGAGCTGCTCATGGGCGAGAAGGAGGAGCTGCCCACCGGCCTGAACTGGCAGTTCGTGTCGCGGCGCTTCCTGAGCAGCGAGCCGGCCGAGATGCCGAACTTCACCCACGGCCTGGCCGGCATCGCCGCCGCGCTGGCGGTGGCCGGTGTCGAGTTGGGACAGCCCGAGCTCATCGAAGCCGCACGGCGTGGGGCCGAACACCTGATCACGATCGGGATCAACGACGACAAGGGGTTCCGGGTCGCGCGGATCATTCCTTGGGCCGAGCGGCACGGCGACGAGTTCACCTTCAACTGGTGCCACGGCGGCGCGGGGACGGCCTTGCTGTTCAGCGCACTCGAGTACGCCGACGTGAAACAGGTGGCCGACGAACCGCCGGAGACGTGGCACCGGCGCTGTCTGGACAGCGTCCGGTACTCCGGCATCCCGGAGCGACTGCACCCCGGCTTCTGGGACAACGACGGTCGCTGCTGCGGTACTGCGGGAGTCGGCGACGCGTTCCTGGACACCGGCGACGACCGCGACCTGGAGTTCGCCGTTCGGATGGGCGACACGCTGCTCGACCACGCCCACCACGAGGGCACCCACGCGTACTGGCGATTCATCGAGCACCGCAATGGCGATCCGCTGCTGCCGCCCGGGGTCGGCTGGATGCAGGGCGCGGCCGGCATCGCGGCGTACCTGTTCCGGCTCCAGCGGGTGCTGAGCGGCGATCAGCGGGTGGTGGACCGGATGGACAACTGGTGGGCGCTCAGACCGTGA
- a CDS encoding DUF6886 family protein, whose protein sequence is MRPAAGEVLHFSEDPTITTFRPHVARTNGKVTPYVWAVGHDRSPDYWFPRQSPRAMAWVGPATTSEDRDRIIGAGSGTRVHAVEYGWLDAIRSVELYAYRLPADKFVAHDAAVVATTEVQPLGPPDRVGDLFRLHEQAGIQLRVLHRLHDFWTETVASTLEWSGIRLRNAKP, encoded by the coding sequence ATGCGTCCGGCAGCTGGTGAGGTTCTGCACTTCTCCGAAGATCCGACGATCACGACCTTCCGTCCGCACGTCGCGAGGACGAACGGCAAGGTCACCCCGTACGTCTGGGCCGTCGGCCACGACCGCTCCCCCGACTACTGGTTCCCGCGGCAGTCCCCCCGCGCGATGGCGTGGGTGGGCCCCGCGACGACTTCCGAGGACCGCGACCGGATCATCGGCGCCGGCTCCGGCACCCGCGTGCACGCCGTCGAGTACGGCTGGCTGGACGCGATCCGCTCGGTCGAGCTGTACGCGTACCGGCTCCCGGCCGACAAGTTCGTCGCGCACGATGCCGCGGTCGTCGCCACGACCGAGGTCCAGCCGCTCGGTCCGCCCGACCGGGTCGGCGACCTGTTCCGGCTGCACGAGCAGGCAGGGATCCAGTTGCGGGTGTTGCACCGGCTGCACGACTTCTGGACCGAGACCGTCGCCAGCACCCTCGAGTGGAGCGGCATCCGGCTCCGCAACGCCAAGCCATGA